The proteins below are encoded in one region of Limnohabitans sp. 63ED37-2:
- a CDS encoding ABC transporter substrate-binding protein: protein MNKRFLLKATAALAAAASFGLAQAQSTPIKFQLDWRFEGPSAFFLLPAAKGYFKDAKLDVTVDSGNGSGGAVTRVASGTYDLGFADLAALMEFHANNPDAPNKPVAIMMVYNNTPASVMALKKSGIKTPADLAGKKLGAPVFDAGRRAFPIFQKANGIGNVAWTAMDPPLRETMLVRGDVDAITGFTFTSLLNIEARGVKAEDVVVMQYPDFGVKLYGNAIIASPKILKENPAAVKAFLAAFTKGAKDVMADPAKAIESVKARDGIINVALETRRLQLAIDTVINSPSARAEGFGQINGPRMTLMASQVSDAFNTKTRVKSEDIWNGSFLPTAKELDILPKGKK, encoded by the coding sequence ATGAACAAGCGTTTCTTACTCAAGGCCACGGCCGCACTGGCAGCCGCCGCCTCTTTTGGCCTGGCACAAGCCCAAAGCACCCCCATCAAGTTCCAGCTGGACTGGCGCTTTGAAGGCCCTTCGGCTTTCTTCTTGCTGCCTGCAGCCAAAGGCTATTTCAAGGACGCGAAACTGGACGTGACGGTGGACTCAGGCAACGGCTCCGGTGGCGCAGTCACCCGAGTGGCTTCGGGCACTTATGACCTGGGCTTTGCCGACCTGGCCGCCCTGATGGAATTCCACGCCAACAACCCCGACGCCCCCAACAAGCCTGTGGCCATCATGATGGTCTACAACAACACCCCCGCTTCGGTGATGGCTTTGAAGAAGTCCGGCATCAAGACCCCCGCTGACCTGGCTGGCAAGAAGCTGGGCGCACCCGTGTTTGATGCGGGCCGCCGTGCCTTCCCTATCTTCCAAAAAGCCAACGGCATCGGCAACGTGGCATGGACCGCGATGGACCCACCATTGCGCGAAACCATGTTGGTGCGTGGTGACGTGGACGCCATCACTGGCTTCACCTTCACCTCGCTGCTCAACATCGAAGCGCGTGGCGTGAAAGCCGAAGACGTGGTGGTCATGCAGTACCCCGATTTCGGCGTCAAGCTCTATGGCAACGCGATCATCGCTTCGCCCAAGATCCTGAAGGAAAACCCAGCCGCTGTGAAAGCCTTTCTGGCTGCCTTCACCAAGGGTGCCAAAGACGTGATGGCCGACCCCGCCAAAGCCATTGAATCGGTCAAGGCCCGCGACGGCATCATCAACGTGGCGCTGGAAACCCGCCGCCTTCAATTGGCCATCGACACTGTGATCAACAGCCCATCGGCCCGCGCCGAAGGCTTTGGCCAGATCAACGGCCCCCGCATGACGCTGATGGCTTCCCAAGTGTCGGACGCCTTCAACACCAAGACCCGCGTCAAGTCCGAAGACATCTGGAACGGCTCGTTCTTGCCCACCGCCAAAGAGCTGGACATCCTGCCCAAGGGCAAGAAGTAA
- a CDS encoding nucleobase:cation symporter-2 family protein: MSSTIHPVDEHLPNGKLAALGLQHVLVMYAGAVAVPLIVGRALKLSPEQVAMLISADLFCCGLVTLIQSLGATQWFGIKLPVMMGVTFASVAPMVAMANNNPGVQGAGLIFGAIIGAGVISILIAPIVSRMLRFFPPVVTGTIIAVIGISLMRVGINWIFGNPFGPTAPSIPNPEHLAWLDAAKQAASTGAVPPVPAGMNIVGSVPNPKYAQLSHIGIAAIVLVSILLIAKYARGFLSNISVLLGIVVGGVVATAAGLMNFDKVSKAGWFDLVLPFEIAAPVFDPILILTMTLVMIVVMIESTGMFLALGDLTGKKVDQKMLTAGLRTDGLGTLIGGIFNTFPYTSFSQNVGLVGVTGVKSRFVCVAGGVILIVLGLLPKMAALVESLPTFVLGGAGLVMFGMVAATGIRILASVDYKGNRNNLFIVAISIGFGMIPLIAPRYLQWMPHSIHPLIESGILLASISAVLLNLYFNGSKGDSSEAIEAAKQADSH; encoded by the coding sequence ATGAGTTCAACCATCCACCCCGTGGACGAGCATTTGCCCAATGGCAAGCTCGCCGCTTTGGGCCTGCAACATGTGCTGGTGATGTATGCCGGCGCGGTGGCCGTGCCCCTGATCGTCGGCCGCGCCCTCAAACTCAGCCCTGAACAAGTGGCGATGCTGATCTCGGCCGACCTGTTTTGCTGCGGTTTGGTCACGCTGATCCAATCGCTCGGTGCCACACAGTGGTTTGGCATCAAGCTGCCCGTGATGATGGGCGTGACATTTGCGTCGGTGGCCCCCATGGTCGCCATGGCCAACAACAACCCGGGCGTTCAAGGCGCAGGGCTGATCTTTGGCGCCATCATTGGCGCGGGGGTGATCTCCATCTTGATTGCGCCCATCGTGAGTCGCATGTTGCGTTTTTTCCCACCTGTCGTGACCGGCACCATCATTGCCGTCATCGGCATCAGCTTGATGCGGGTGGGCATCAACTGGATTTTTGGCAACCCCTTCGGCCCCACAGCGCCCAGCATCCCTAACCCGGAACACCTGGCCTGGCTCGATGCCGCCAAACAAGCGGCCAGCACGGGCGCGGTGCCCCCAGTGCCTGCCGGCATGAACATCGTCGGCTCGGTGCCCAACCCCAAGTACGCGCAGCTGTCGCACATCGGCATTGCCGCCATCGTGCTCGTGTCCATCTTGCTGATTGCCAAGTACGCCCGTGGCTTTTTGTCCAACATTTCGGTGCTGCTGGGCATCGTGGTCGGTGGCGTGGTGGCCACGGCCGCTGGCCTCATGAACTTCGACAAAGTCAGCAAAGCCGGCTGGTTTGACCTGGTGCTGCCCTTTGAAATTGCCGCCCCCGTCTTTGACCCGATCCTGATCCTGACCATGACCTTGGTGATGATCGTGGTGATGATCGAGTCGACCGGCATGTTCCTCGCACTGGGCGATTTGACCGGTAAAAAAGTCGATCAAAAAATGCTCACCGCAGGTCTGCGCACCGACGGTCTGGGCACTCTGATCGGCGGCATTTTCAACACCTTCCCCTACACCAGCTTCTCGCAAAACGTGGGCCTGGTGGGCGTGACGGGTGTGAAAAGCCGTTTCGTCTGCGTGGCAGGCGGCGTGATCCTGATCGTGCTGGGTTTGCTGCCCAAGATGGCAGCCTTGGTTGAGTCACTGCCCACCTTTGTGTTGGGTGGTGCGGGCTTGGTGATGTTCGGCATGGTGGCCGCCACCGGTATCCGCATCTTGGCCAGCGTGGACTACAAAGGCAACCGCAACAACCTGTTCATCGTGGCGATTTCGATCGGCTTTGGCATGATCCCGCTGATCGCGCCGCGCTACCTGCAGTGGATGCCTCACAGCATCCACCCGCTGATCGAGTCGGGCATCTTGCTGGCCTCCATCAGCGCTGTGCTCTTGAACCTGTACTTCAACGGGTCCAAAGGCGACAGCAGCGAGGCGATCGAAGCGGCCAAACAAGCCGACTCGCATTGA
- a CDS encoding YgaP family membrane protein: protein MKNIHPIDRWCRLALAIVLAQGGYFWLTGAWQWAAYVGAVVLVVTAGVQFCPLYRLLRVGTAQLAGGKVSPIWRWLGWLALVALFVGGSYGSAFLSRKLFLEEFNAMNHFYKQTLFLTGKNERDSAVENWKKMVSGYAVFQRKYSAYQPYALRGDRQLVSDLQQVAVIMGAVEPLVRDGDLHQAHLDLEKIRPVFQDIFKRNGFSMLAVALVDFHDAMELILDAANAKDAEKVKQLHPMLSDKFKPVELEANDAEIQAIRKNLDGLLALAQAGNLGAMPAQADQLKSSFVKVYLKRG, encoded by the coding sequence ATGAAAAACATCCATCCGATCGACCGCTGGTGTCGCCTGGCTTTGGCCATCGTTCTGGCGCAAGGGGGTTACTTTTGGCTGACAGGGGCCTGGCAATGGGCCGCCTACGTTGGGGCGGTGGTGCTGGTGGTCACGGCGGGTGTGCAGTTTTGCCCCCTGTACCGATTACTGCGCGTAGGCACGGCCCAACTTGCCGGTGGCAAAGTGAGCCCCATCTGGCGCTGGTTGGGATGGTTGGCCTTAGTGGCCTTGTTTGTCGGTGGCAGTTATGGGAGTGCGTTCCTCAGTCGCAAACTCTTTTTGGAAGAGTTCAATGCGATGAACCACTTTTACAAACAAACGCTGTTTTTGACGGGCAAAAATGAACGCGACTCGGCTGTCGAAAATTGGAAAAAAATGGTGTCAGGTTATGCGGTTTTTCAGCGAAAATACAGCGCTTATCAGCCCTATGCTTTGAGGGGCGACCGCCAACTGGTGAGCGATTTGCAGCAGGTGGCTGTGATCATGGGCGCCGTTGAGCCTTTGGTGCGCGATGGCGATCTGCATCAGGCGCACCTGGATCTGGAAAAAATCCGCCCCGTGTTTCAGGACATTTTCAAGCGCAACGGGTTTTCCATGCTGGCCGTTGCGTTGGTGGATTTCCATGACGCGATGGAGCTGATCTTGGACGCAGCGAACGCCAAGGACGCGGAAAAAGTCAAGCAACTGCATCCCATGCTCAGCGACAAGTTCAAACCTGTAGAACTGGAAGCCAACGACGCCGAAATTCAGGCCATTCGCAAAAATCTGGATGGGCTGCTGGCATTGGCGCAAGCCGGAAATCTGGGGGCAATGCCCGCGCAGGCAGATCAGCTCAAGAGCAGTTTCGTCAAGGTGTATCTGAAACGGGGTTAA
- a CDS encoding phytanoyl-CoA dioxygenase family protein produces the protein MSVPQLETLRQRVQACTTDQDVADYLRDGAVCIRNLFTPEEVALLRDGIEANLAHPSPRGMVASRPDDPGRFFEDFCNWQDIQQYKRFIFDTPLAALAQRLMQSQTVRLYHDHLLVKEPGTRQRTPWHQDQPYYNVDGLQNISFWIPVDPVSRPSTLEFVAGSHRGSWLMPRTFMTNQAKWFPEGSLAELPNIDKHREDFPILGWDLQPGDLVCFHMLSLHASAGVDGTQRRRVYSVRFLGDDMTHAPRPWVTSPPFPGLDQELPAGVPMDHALFPLMPGL, from the coding sequence ATGAGCGTGCCGCAGCTTGAAACCCTGCGCCAGCGCGTGCAGGCCTGCACCACCGACCAAGACGTGGCCGACTACCTGCGCGATGGCGCGGTGTGCATCCGCAACTTGTTCACGCCTGAAGAAGTAGCCCTGCTGCGGGACGGCATCGAGGCCAACCTGGCCCACCCCAGCCCACGCGGCATGGTGGCCAGCAGGCCGGACGACCCGGGGCGCTTTTTTGAAGACTTTTGCAACTGGCAAGACATCCAGCAGTACAAGCGCTTCATCTTCGACACGCCACTGGCCGCACTGGCCCAGCGGTTGATGCAAAGCCAGACTGTGCGCCTGTACCACGACCACCTGTTGGTCAAGGAACCCGGCACGCGCCAGCGCACGCCCTGGCACCAGGACCAGCCCTATTACAACGTGGACGGTCTGCAAAACATCAGCTTCTGGATTCCGGTGGACCCGGTGTCACGCCCCTCCACGCTGGAGTTTGTCGCGGGCTCACACCGTGGCTCCTGGCTCATGCCGCGCACCTTCATGACGAACCAGGCCAAGTGGTTCCCCGAAGGCTCGCTGGCCGAATTGCCCAACATCGACAAGCACCGCGAAGACTTTCCCATCCTGGGCTGGGACTTGCAGCCGGGCGATCTGGTGTGTTTCCACATGCTCAGCCTGCACGCTTCAGCAGGCGTGGACGGCACGCAGCGCAGGCGCGTGTACTCGGTGCGCTTTTTAGGCGACGACATGACGCATGCGCCGCGCCCTTGGGTCACCTCACCGCCGTTCCCCGGGCTGGACCAGGAACTGCCCGCAGGCGTGCCGATGGACCATGCGCTGTTTCCGCTGATGCCTGGGCTTTAA
- a CDS encoding M20 family metallopeptidase, with protein sequence MSAPNVNHAQQYAQLDTWIDAHFDEQVKFLQALVQVPTDTPPGNNTPHAERTAELLAPMGFEAEKHPVPASEVQAYGLESITNLIVRRKYGEGKTIALNAHGDVVPPGEGWTHPPYGGEIHNGAMYGRATAVSKCDFSTFTFATRALESLKAPLKGGVELHFTYDEEFGGEMGPGWLLAKGLTKPDLMIAAGFSYQVVTAHNGCLQMEVTVQGEMSHAAIPDSGTDALQGAVHILSALLALNTQYLKVTSKVEGITHPYLNVGLIEGGTNTNVVPGKVSFKLDRRMIPEENPFDVEASIRQTIADAAASFKPPRGGHVLKVDVRRMLLANAMKPLAGNQPLVSAIQKHGEQVFGETIPALGTPLYTDVRLYVERGIPGVIYGAGPRTVLESNAKRADEHVELEDLRRATKVVARTLLDLLA encoded by the coding sequence ATGAGCGCTCCCAACGTCAATCACGCCCAACAATACGCACAACTCGACACGTGGATCGACGCGCACTTTGACGAGCAGGTCAAGTTTTTGCAGGCCTTGGTGCAAGTGCCCACCGACACCCCACCCGGCAACAACACCCCGCACGCCGAGCGCACCGCCGAGCTGCTCGCGCCCATGGGCTTTGAAGCAGAAAAGCACCCTGTACCCGCCTCCGAAGTCCAAGCCTACGGCCTGGAGTCGATCACCAACCTGATCGTGCGCCGCAAATACGGCGAAGGCAAAACCATCGCCCTGAACGCCCACGGCGACGTGGTGCCTCCCGGCGAAGGCTGGACACACCCACCCTACGGCGGCGAAATCCACAACGGCGCCATGTACGGCCGCGCCACGGCCGTCAGCAAGTGCGACTTTTCCACGTTCACCTTTGCCACACGCGCACTCGAATCACTCAAGGCTCCGCTCAAAGGCGGCGTGGAACTGCACTTCACCTACGACGAAGAGTTTGGCGGCGAAATGGGCCCCGGCTGGCTGCTGGCCAAAGGCCTGACCAAGCCCGACCTGATGATCGCGGCAGGCTTCAGCTACCAAGTGGTCACCGCGCACAACGGCTGCCTGCAAATGGAAGTCACCGTGCAAGGCGAGATGTCGCACGCTGCCATTCCCGACAGCGGCACCGACGCGCTGCAAGGCGCGGTGCACATCCTGAGCGCCCTGCTCGCGCTCAACACGCAATACCTGAAGGTCACGTCCAAGGTTGAAGGCATCACCCACCCCTATCTGAACGTGGGCCTGATCGAAGGCGGCACCAACACCAACGTGGTGCCCGGCAAAGTCAGCTTCAAGCTTGACCGCCGCATGATCCCCGAAGAGAACCCGTTTGATGTGGAAGCCAGCATCCGCCAAACCATCGCCGACGCCGCAGCCAGCTTCAAGCCCCCACGCGGTGGCCATGTGCTGAAAGTGGATGTGCGCCGCATGCTGCTGGCCAACGCCATGAAACCGCTGGCGGGCAACCAACCGCTGGTCAGCGCCATCCAAAAACACGGCGAACAAGTCTTTGGCGAAACCATCCCTGCCTTGGGCACGCCGCTCTACACCGACGTGCGCCTGTACGTGGAGCGCGGCATCCCCGGCGTGATCTATGGCGCAGGCCCGCGCACCGTGCTCGAGTCCAACGCCAAACGTGCCGATGAGCATGTCGAGCTGGAAGACCTGCGCCGGGCGACCAAAGTGGTGGCGCGCACCTTGCTGGATTTGCTCGCCTGA
- the uraD gene encoding 2-oxo-4-hydroxy-4-carboxy-5-ureidoimidazoline decarboxylase, which translates to MALTLDQLNHASAAEAAQMLDGLYEHSPWIAEQALAQRPFTSLAHLKHAMCEVLAHAGRDAQLGLIRAHPELAGKAMVSKSLTAESTNEQTKAGLTDCTPEEFAKIQKLNADYNAKFGWPFILAVRGPRGVGLNKKQIIDAFERRLFGHPDFELAECLRNIHRIVEIRLNDKFAVEPTLGHQVWDWQEKLAQHSDPDFAEQGQLTVTYLTDAHRACAQRITQNMRDCGFDEVYTDAVGNVVGRYHPATAGGKYLMTGSHYDTVRNGGKYDGRLGIFVPMACVQQLHQQGRRLPFGIEVVAFAEEEGQRYKATFLGSGALIGQFNPAWLDQQDADGITMRAAMQHAGLCVDDIPKIQRDPAQYLGFIEVHIEQGPVLNEVNIPLGVVTSINGSVRYLCEVIGTASHAGTTPMDRRRDAACAVAELALYMEQRAAKDGDSVATIGQLQVPNGSINVVPGRCTFSLDMRAPTDAQRDSLVADVMAHLDQIAERRGVRVKAELTMSAAAAPSAPEWQARWERAVSALGVPLFKLPSGAGHDAMKLHEVMPQAMLFVRGENGGISHNPRESTTSDDMQLCVDAFTHVLNQLSQELS; encoded by the coding sequence ATGGCCCTGACCCTCGACCAACTCAACCACGCATCCGCTGCAGAGGCGGCGCAGATGCTCGACGGCCTTTACGAGCATTCACCCTGGATTGCCGAGCAAGCGCTGGCGCAACGCCCCTTCACCTCGCTGGCCCACCTCAAACACGCGATGTGCGAAGTGCTGGCACACGCCGGGCGCGACGCGCAACTGGGCCTGATCCGCGCCCACCCCGAGCTGGCGGGCAAGGCCATGGTGAGCAAGTCGCTCACCGCCGAGTCGACGAACGAACAAACCAAGGCGGGGCTGACCGACTGCACGCCCGAGGAGTTCGCCAAGATCCAGAAGCTCAACGCCGACTACAACGCCAAATTTGGCTGGCCCTTCATCCTGGCAGTGCGCGGCCCACGCGGTGTGGGCTTGAACAAAAAACAGATCATCGACGCCTTTGAGCGCCGCCTGTTCGGCCACCCCGACTTTGAATTGGCCGAGTGCCTGCGCAACATCCACCGCATCGTCGAGATCCGGCTGAACGACAAGTTCGCAGTGGAGCCCACGCTGGGTCACCAGGTCTGGGACTGGCAAGAAAAACTGGCACAACACTCCGACCCTGACTTCGCGGAACAAGGCCAGCTGACGGTGACCTATTTGACCGACGCACACCGCGCCTGCGCCCAGCGCATCACACAGAACATGCGCGACTGCGGCTTTGACGAGGTCTATACCGACGCCGTGGGCAACGTGGTGGGCCGCTACCACCCAGCCACAGCAGGCGGCAAATACCTCATGACCGGCAGCCACTACGACACCGTGCGCAACGGCGGCAAGTACGACGGCCGCTTGGGCATCTTTGTGCCCATGGCCTGTGTGCAGCAGCTGCACCAGCAAGGCCGACGCTTGCCGTTTGGAATCGAAGTGGTGGCGTTTGCTGAAGAGGAAGGCCAACGCTACAAGGCCACCTTCCTGGGCTCGGGCGCACTCATTGGCCAATTCAACCCCGCTTGGCTGGACCAGCAAGACGCCGACGGCATCACCATGCGTGCGGCCATGCAGCATGCGGGCCTGTGTGTGGACGACATCCCCAAAATCCAGCGCGACCCGGCGCAGTACCTGGGCTTCATCGAAGTGCACATCGAGCAAGGCCCGGTGCTCAATGAAGTGAACATACCGCTGGGCGTGGTCACGTCGATCAATGGCAGCGTGCGCTACCTCTGCGAAGTGATTGGCACCGCAAGCCACGCAGGCACCACCCCCATGGACCGCCGCCGCGATGCGGCCTGCGCCGTGGCCGAACTGGCGCTGTACATGGAGCAACGCGCCGCGAAAGACGGCGACAGTGTGGCCACCATTGGCCAGCTGCAAGTGCCCAACGGCTCAATCAATGTGGTGCCCGGCCGCTGCACCTTCAGTCTGGACATGCGTGCGCCCACCGATGCACAGCGTGACTCACTCGTCGCTGACGTGATGGCGCATCTCGACCAAATCGCCGAGCGCCGTGGCGTGCGCGTCAAAGCCGAACTCACCATGAGCGCAGCCGCCGCGCCCAGCGCCCCCGAGTGGCAAGCACGCTGGGAACGCGCTGTGAGCGCATTGGGGGTGCCGCTGTTCAAACTGCCCAGCGGCGCAGGCCATGACGCGATGAAACTGCACGAAGTCATGCCACAAGCCATGCTGTTTGTTCGCGGCGAAAACGGGGGCATCAGCCACAACCCACGCGAATCCACCACTAGCGACGACATGCAGCTGTGCGTCGACGCCTTCACCCATGTTTTGAACCAACTCTCTCAGGAACTGTCATGA
- the puuE gene encoding allantoinase PuuE, with protein MSTYDSTLPYPRDLKGYGRHVPHAQWLGGARVAVQFVLNYEEGGENSVLHGDAGSEQFLSEMFNPASFPERHISMEGIYEYGSRAGVWRLLREFEKRGLPLTVFGVATALQKHDDVTAAFKELGYDIACHGLKWIHYQNVDEATERAHMAEAMDILQKLTGERPLGWYTGRDSPNTRRLVADFGGFEYDSDYYGDDLPFWMKVRKSDGTDAPQLIVPYTLDCNDMRFALPQGYSHADPFFQYMKDTFDALYAEGDPSGDNAPKMMSIGMHCRLLGRPGRITALQRFLDHIQSHDKVWVARRIDIARHWKATHPYKD; from the coding sequence ATGAGCACCTACGACAGCACCCTCCCCTACCCCCGCGACCTCAAAGGTTACGGACGCCATGTGCCACACGCCCAGTGGCTAGGTGGCGCACGCGTGGCCGTGCAGTTTGTACTGAACTACGAAGAAGGCGGCGAAAACTCGGTGCTGCACGGCGATGCGGGTTCCGAGCAGTTTTTGTCCGAGATGTTCAACCCCGCGTCCTTCCCTGAGCGGCACATCAGCATGGAAGGCATTTACGAATACGGTTCACGGGCTGGCGTGTGGCGCTTACTGCGCGAGTTTGAAAAACGCGGCCTGCCGCTCACCGTGTTTGGCGTGGCCACCGCGCTGCAAAAGCACGACGACGTGACCGCCGCGTTCAAAGAATTGGGCTACGACATCGCCTGCCACGGCCTCAAGTGGATCCATTACCAAAATGTCGACGAAGCCACCGAGCGTGCCCACATGGCCGAGGCGATGGACATCTTGCAAAAGCTCACGGGCGAGCGCCCCTTGGGCTGGTACACCGGGCGCGACAGCCCCAACACGCGCCGCCTGGTGGCTGACTTTGGCGGCTTTGAATACGACAGCGACTATTACGGCGACGACCTGCCTTTCTGGATGAAGGTGCGCAAAAGCGACGGCACCGATGCGCCCCAGCTCATCGTGCCCTACACCTTGGACTGCAACGACATGCGCTTTGCCCTGCCCCAAGGCTATTCACACGCCGACCCGTTCTTTCAGTACATGAAGGACACCTTTGACGCGCTGTATGCCGAAGGTGACCCGAGCGGCGACAACGCCCCCAAGATGATGAGCATCGGCATGCACTGCCGATTACTGGGACGCCCCGGCCGAATCACCGCGCTGCAACGCTTTTTGGACCACATCCAATCGCACGACAAGGTCTGGGTGGCGCGGCGCATCGACATCGCGCGGCATTGGAAAGCCACACACCCCTACAAGGATTGA
- a CDS encoding GntR family transcriptional regulator has protein sequence METSTTHHIVESLTRAIVEHRLLPGSKLAEQKLADHFGVSRTLVRQALFQLSQNRLIRLEPARGAFVAAPSVEEAQQVFAVRRMLEAEMTRAFAQQVTPEQIVALKEHIQQEREAVTQGDITGRTELLGDFHVRMAELMNNDVLAQVLGELISRCALITLMYQSRNEAEHSTDEHVALVAALEAQDADLAVRLMHEHLLHVEASLTFDRKVPTHDISLALA, from the coding sequence ATGGAAACCTCCACCACGCACCACATTGTCGAATCGCTGACCCGCGCCATCGTGGAGCACCGACTTTTGCCCGGCTCCAAACTGGCCGAGCAAAAGTTGGCCGACCACTTTGGCGTATCGCGCACGCTGGTGCGCCAGGCGCTGTTTCAGTTGTCGCAAAACCGCCTGATCCGGCTCGAACCCGCTCGCGGTGCCTTTGTGGCCGCCCCCTCGGTCGAAGAGGCGCAACAGGTTTTTGCCGTGCGCCGCATGCTCGAGGCCGAGATGACCCGCGCTTTCGCGCAGCAGGTCACGCCCGAACAAATCGTGGCCCTCAAGGAACACATCCAGCAAGAGCGCGAGGCCGTCACACAAGGCGACATCACGGGCCGCACCGAGTTGTTGGGCGATTTTCATGTGCGAATGGCCGAACTCATGAACAACGACGTGCTGGCCCAGGTGCTGGGCGAGTTGATCTCGCGCTGCGCCTTGATCACGCTGATGTACCAATCGCGCAACGAGGCCGAGCACTCGACCGACGAGCATGTGGCCTTGGTGGCCGCTCTGGAGGCGCAGGACGCGGACCTGGCCGTGCGCCTGATGCACGAACACCTCTTGCACGTTGAAGCCAGCTTGACCTTTGACCGCAAAGTGCCCACCCACGACATTTCCCTGGCACTGGCTTGA
- the uraH gene encoding hydroxyisourate hydrolase, translating to MGLSTHVLDTMHGCPAAGMQVALYTTQGDQATLVKNFTLNHDGRNPDGMLYDHASLRQGTYRLVFNVSDYFKAKGVELPEPNFLNRVSLDFGVAHEDQHYHVPLLASPWSYSTYRGS from the coding sequence ATGGGATTGAGCACACACGTTTTGGACACCATGCACGGCTGCCCCGCTGCGGGCATGCAGGTGGCCCTGTACACCACCCAAGGCGATCAGGCCACTTTGGTCAAAAACTTCACCCTCAACCACGACGGCCGCAACCCCGACGGCATGCTCTATGACCACGCTAGCCTGCGCCAAGGCACGTACCGTTTGGTCTTTAATGTGAGCGACTACTTCAAAGCCAAAGGCGTAGAGCTGCCTGAGCCCAACTTTCTGAACCGCGTGTCCTTGGACTTTGGCGTGGCCCACGAAGACCAGCACTACCATGTGCCGCTGCTGGCCAGCCCTTGGAGTTACTCCACCTACCGCGGCTCTTAA